One region of Oreochromis aureus strain Israel breed Guangdong linkage group 19, ZZ_aureus, whole genome shotgun sequence genomic DNA includes:
- the LOC116334851 gene encoding deoxycytidylate deaminase, with translation MSCLTVCHAELNAIVNAGKADVKGCTMYVTLFPCNECTKLIIQAGLKEVVYLCDKYYDTPETIASKRMLDMAGIPYRRFVHTMPQIAIDLPFIETPGNENA, from the exons ATGTCATGTCTCACAGTGTGCCATGCAGAGCTGAATGCCATAGTGAACGCAGGCAAAGCTGATGTGAAAGGCTGCACCATGTATGTGACTTTGTTCCCCTGCAATGAGTGCACCAAACTCATCATCCAGGCAG GTCTGAAGGAAGTGGTTTATCTTTGTGACAAGTACTATGATACACCTGAAACCATAGCATCCAAAAGGATGCTTGACATGGCGGGGATACCGTACAG GCGCTTTGTGCACACAATGCCTCAAATTGCCATTGATTTGCCTTTCATTGAAACTCCTGGAAATGAAAATGCCTAA
- the iah1 gene encoding isoamyl acetate-hydrolyzing esterase 1 homolog, giving the protein MSKFTSIIWPKVILFGDSITQVSFQPNGWGAEIADKLARKCDVINRGLSGYNSRWGKIVLPRLINPENSADSKIEAVTIFFGANDSALEGKSQQHVPVHEYSENLKEMTRFLASAGVTADRVIFITPPPLHEPSWEKECILKGCPLNRHNSVAGQYAQACVEAAGQCGVDVLDLWTLMQKDEQDYTVYLSDGLHLSEKGNQFVAQHLWRLLESRVADLPFILPYWGDVDAKSPESSLLCDQ; this is encoded by the exons ATGTCCAAGTTCACGTCAATCATTTGGCCTAAAGTTATTTTATTTGGGGACTCCATCACACAG gtttcatttcaACCCAATGGGTGGGGAGCGGAAATTGCCGATAAACTTGCAAG aAAATGTGATGTTATAAACAGAGGACTGTCCGGCTACAACTCCAGATGGGGCAAGATTGTTCTTCCTCGCCTCATAAACCCTGAAAATTCAGCAGACAGCAAGATagaagcagttaccattttcTTCGGAGCCAATGACAGTGCACTGGAAG GTAAGAGCCAGCAGCATGTGCCTGTGCACGAGTATTCTGAGAACCTGAAGGAGATGACCAGGTTTCTGGCCTCTGCTGGTGTAACTGCTGACAGAGTTATATTCATCACACCTCCCCCCTTGCATGAGCCATCCTGGGAGAAAGAGTGCATTCTTAAAG GATGTCCTCTCAATCGCCACAACTCTGTAGCGGGGCAGTATGCCCAGGCGTGTGTCGAAGCTGCTGGtcagtgtggtgtagatgtcctGGATCTCTGGACACTCATGCAAAAAGATGAACAG GACTACACGGTCTACCTGTCTGATGGGCTTCATCTCTCAGAGAAAGGAAACCAGTTTGTGGCCCAGCATCTGTGGAGGCTGCTGGAGAGCCGTGTGGCTGACCTGCCCTTCATCCTGCCCTACTGGGGAGACGTGGACGCCAAGAGCCCCGAGAGCAGCCTGCTCTGTGATCAGTGA